From Gemmatimonadaceae bacterium, one genomic window encodes:
- a CDS encoding PTS sugar transporter subunit IIB, which produces MLHRIDDRLIHGQVVVGWGRPLGVGFIALVDDTVAASDWEQELYRMGVPPEMTLYFADFSAAEREHPKWESDSRPGIVLTADIGTMARLAASVPVTEVNLGGIHHAPGRTQRLRYVFLTPEEEQSLRDLAERGVRIFAQDVPGGKPVELGDLL; this is translated from the coding sequence GTGCTCCACCGGATCGACGACCGGCTGATTCACGGCCAGGTAGTGGTGGGCTGGGGGCGCCCGCTGGGCGTCGGGTTCATCGCGCTCGTGGACGACACGGTCGCCGCGTCGGACTGGGAGCAGGAGCTGTATCGCATGGGCGTGCCGCCGGAGATGACGCTGTACTTCGCCGACTTCTCCGCCGCCGAGCGCGAGCATCCGAAGTGGGAGAGCGACTCGCGGCCGGGGATCGTGCTCACCGCGGACATCGGCACGATGGCCCGTCTCGCCGCGAGCGTGCCCGTGACGGAAGTGAATCTCGGAGGGATCCATCACGCGCCCGGCAGGACGCAGCGCCTGCGATACGTCTTCCTGACTCCCGAGGAGGAACAGTCGCTGCGCGATCTGGCCGAGCGCGGAGTGAGGATCTTCGCTCAGGACGTGCCGGGCGGGAAGCCGGTCGAGCTGGGAGATCTGCTGTGA
- a CDS encoding PTS sugar transporter subunit IIC, whose amino-acid sequence MSFLEVLPIALLGAVCGLDFVSFPQAMISRPIVGATAGGAILGSPSEGLLIGVVLELLALDTRPFGASRYPEWGTAGVTGGAVFASVGAGRPGGLAVAAFVSLVTAMLSGSSMVVLRKLIGARAAVTRELIEAGSERAVVGLQLFGLTADLLRGFILTLLAVALAVPLARGMVEIWGLPATFSNAAVIGLAGAVAGGSLWKFFTAGTRTGWLFLAGLVIGLGFVAVQ is encoded by the coding sequence GTGAGCTTCCTCGAGGTTCTGCCGATCGCGCTGCTCGGGGCGGTATGCGGGCTCGACTTCGTGAGCTTTCCGCAGGCGATGATCTCGCGCCCGATCGTCGGCGCCACCGCGGGCGGCGCGATCCTCGGCTCGCCGTCGGAGGGGCTGCTGATCGGCGTCGTGCTCGAGCTGCTCGCGCTCGACACCCGCCCGTTCGGCGCGTCGCGCTATCCCGAGTGGGGAACGGCCGGCGTAACCGGCGGAGCCGTCTTCGCGTCCGTCGGGGCCGGGCGCCCCGGCGGTCTCGCCGTCGCGGCGTTCGTCTCGCTCGTGACCGCGATGCTCAGCGGCTCCAGCATGGTCGTCTTGCGGAAGCTGATCGGCGCGCGCGCGGCCGTGACGCGCGAGCTGATCGAGGCCGGGTCGGAGCGCGCGGTCGTCGGCCTGCAGCTGTTCGGCCTGACCGCCGACCTGCTGCGCGGGTTCATCCTGACGTTGCTGGCCGTCGCGCTGGCGGTGCCGCTCGCGCGCGGAATGGTCGAGATCTGGGGATTGCCCGCGACGTTCTCCAATGCGGCCGTCATCGGGCTCGCGGGCGCGGTCGCGGGGGGCTCGCTCTGGAAGTTCTTTACCGCGGGCACGCGGACCGGCTGGCTCTTTCTCGCCGGCCTCGTGATCGGACTCGGCTTCGTGGCGGTGCAATGA
- a CDS encoding PTS system mannose/fructose/sorbose family transporter subunit IID, which translates to MTRIHVPFMTRLVTWLRLFAVQGSWNYEILLGNGIGFCAEPALRLLPGGRGGDKYRRALARQSRYFNAHPYLASVAVGALTRAELEEVDPAKIERFRTALAGPLGSVGDRLVWSGWLPLCSLLALGAYGLGGSAGLVIALFLIVYNAGHVALRAWGLKVGFSQGTEVAKSLATPLLRRSPEWIDRAGALLAGIAVPTAVERAVGIGGEVSALAIGAVLIGGVVLARIPNTSVGWRLALGILSIIVLYAVLV; encoded by the coding sequence ATGACGCGCATTCACGTGCCGTTCATGACGAGGCTGGTGACCTGGCTCCGGCTGTTCGCCGTGCAGGGCTCGTGGAACTACGAGATCCTGCTGGGCAACGGAATCGGCTTCTGCGCGGAGCCCGCGCTGAGACTGCTGCCCGGCGGCCGTGGCGGCGACAAGTACAGACGGGCGCTCGCGCGCCAGTCCCGCTACTTCAACGCGCACCCGTATCTCGCCTCCGTCGCGGTCGGCGCGCTCACGCGGGCGGAGCTCGAGGAGGTGGATCCAGCGAAGATCGAGCGCTTCCGGACCGCGCTCGCAGGACCGCTCGGAAGCGTCGGGGACCGGCTGGTATGGTCGGGGTGGCTTCCGCTCTGCTCGCTGCTCGCGCTCGGCGCATACGGACTCGGCGGTAGCGCCGGGCTTGTGATCGCGCTGTTTCTCATCGTGTACAACGCGGGCCACGTAGCGCTGCGCGCATGGGGTCTCAAGGTCGGATTCTCGCAGGGAACGGAAGTGGCGAAGTCGCTCGCCACGCCCTTGCTCCGGCGCTCGCCGGAGTGGATCGATCGCGCCGGCGCGCTGCTGGCGGGGATCGCCGTTCCGACCGCCGTGGAGCGGGCCGTGGGGATCGGGGGCGAGGTCAGCGCACTCGCCATCGGCGCGGTCCTGATCGGCGGCGTGGTGCTCGCGCGCATCCCGAACACATCCGTCGGCTGGCGGCTGGCGCTCGGCATCCTCAGTATCATTGTCCTGTACGCGGTGCTCGTCTGA
- a CDS encoding HPr family phosphocarrier protein produces the protein MIERQVQIMNRLGLHARPAAEIVKTAAKFQSNITLTRDDLEVNGKSIMGVMMLAAEFGSTITLRADGSDEEQAVEALAALVTTKFRER, from the coding sequence ATGATCGAGCGCCAGGTGCAGATCATGAACAGGCTGGGGCTGCATGCCCGGCCGGCCGCGGAGATCGTGAAGACCGCCGCGAAGTTCCAGAGCAACATCACCCTCACGCGCGACGACCTCGAGGTCAACGGCAAGAGCATCATGGGGGTGATGATGCTGGCCGCCGAGTTCGGCTCCACCATAACGTTGCGGGCCGACGGCAGCGACGAAGAGCAGGCGGTCGAGGCTCTGGCCGCGCTGGTCACGACCAAGTTCCGGGAGCGCTGA
- the ptsP gene encoding phosphoenolpyruvate--protein phosphotransferase encodes MLTITGIPASRGIVIGPVHVLRWEVPEVRHRIIADEAILAEIARLHSAIGRAKDRLHKVRGRAEEHAGDEEAAIFDVQASMLDDADLIGEVESLIRQNIGAEKAFDLVMLEWRQHFAKHAQAMLRERVGDLVDLHIRVLSILLDLPDHDPVDLPPGANAILITHDLTPSLTVQLDRNAIAAIATDAGTRTSHVAILARSLGLPAIVGLRDAVERLHGHELAILDGSSGLLIVNPSEQHLAAYRDRALREQAYEMELTQLIAVEPLTLDGVRITLRANVDLPEEAEQASHSGAEGVGLMRTEFLVVGRPTMPDEEEQYREYSRVVKAFDGQPVVIRTFDLGGDKLPIGGYPVEANPFLGWRAIRMCLDEPELFRAQLRALLRAGLHGDVRIMLPLVVSVGEVRQARMLLDEAAAELDARGVEYRHDVPLGVMIETPAAAIAADTLVNDVAFFSVGTNDLVQYTLAVDRGNPNLASRYTPLHPAVLRLIQRTVEVGHNAGLEVAVCGEMASQPVMAFALIGLGVRELSVAPRSVPLVKQIIRGVSAKIAREAAAAAVAADTAQAAYDALAERLFSAFGDAPFLRHGLPVVVDGHTFESSAGP; translated from the coding sequence ATGCTGACGATAACCGGCATACCCGCGTCGCGCGGGATCGTGATCGGCCCGGTGCACGTCCTGCGCTGGGAGGTGCCGGAGGTGCGGCACCGCATCATCGCGGACGAAGCGATTCTTGCCGAGATCGCGCGGCTGCACTCCGCCATCGGGCGCGCCAAGGATCGGCTGCACAAGGTGCGCGGCCGCGCGGAGGAGCACGCCGGCGACGAGGAGGCCGCGATCTTCGACGTGCAGGCCTCGATGCTCGACGACGCCGATCTGATCGGGGAGGTCGAATCGCTCATCCGGCAGAACATCGGCGCGGAGAAGGCGTTTGACCTGGTCATGCTCGAGTGGCGGCAGCACTTCGCCAAGCACGCCCAGGCGATGCTGCGCGAGCGCGTGGGCGATCTCGTGGACCTGCACATCCGCGTGCTCTCGATTCTGCTGGACCTCCCCGACCACGATCCGGTGGATCTGCCCCCCGGGGCGAACGCGATCCTGATCACGCACGACCTGACGCCGAGTCTCACCGTGCAGCTCGACCGGAACGCGATCGCGGCGATCGCCACCGACGCGGGGACGCGCACGTCGCACGTGGCGATTCTCGCGCGCTCGCTCGGCCTTCCCGCGATTGTTGGTCTGCGCGACGCCGTCGAGCGGCTGCACGGCCACGAGCTTGCGATCCTCGACGGCTCGTCGGGCCTGCTCATCGTGAACCCGTCGGAGCAACACCTCGCGGCCTACCGGGACCGGGCCCTGCGGGAGCAGGCGTACGAGATGGAGCTGACCCAGCTCATCGCCGTCGAGCCGCTGACGCTGGACGGCGTCAGGATCACGCTCCGCGCCAACGTGGACCTGCCGGAAGAGGCCGAGCAGGCGTCGCACAGCGGCGCGGAAGGCGTCGGGCTGATGCGGACGGAGTTTCTCGTCGTCGGCCGCCCGACGATGCCCGACGAGGAAGAGCAGTACCGCGAGTACTCCCGGGTCGTGAAGGCATTCGACGGCCAGCCGGTGGTGATCCGCACGTTCGATCTTGGCGGCGACAAGCTTCCGATCGGCGGCTATCCCGTCGAGGCCAATCCGTTCCTGGGCTGGCGCGCCATCCGCATGTGTCTCGACGAGCCGGAGCTGTTCAGGGCGCAGCTCAGGGCACTGCTGCGCGCGGGGCTGCACGGCGACGTGCGGATCATGCTCCCGCTCGTCGTGTCCGTCGGCGAGGTGCGGCAGGCGCGGATGCTGCTGGACGAGGCCGCGGCCGAGCTGGACGCGCGCGGCGTGGAGTACCGCCACGACGTTCCGCTGGGGGTGATGATCGAGACCCCGGCGGCGGCGATCGCGGCGGATACGCTCGTCAACGACGTCGCGTTCTTCAGCGTCGGTACCAACGACCTGGTGCAGTACACGCTCGCGGTGGACCGCGGCAACCCCAATCTCGCGTCCCGCTACACGCCGCTGCACCCCGCCGTGCTGCGGCTCATTCAGCGCACGGTCGAGGTCGGGCACAATGCCGGGCTGGAGGTGGCCGTGTGCGGCGAGATGGCGTCCCAGCCGGTGATGGCGTTCGCCCTGATAGGGCTGGGGGTGCGGGAGCTGAGCGTGGCGCCCCGCTCCGTGCCGCTGGTCAAGCAGATCATCCGGGGGGTGAGCGCCAAGATCGCGCGGGAAGCGGCGGCCGCCGCGGTCGCCGCCGACACGGCGCAGGCGGCGTACGACGCCCTCGCCGAGCGGCTTTTCTCGGCGTTCGGCGACGCGCCGTTCCTCCGGCACGGCTTGCCGGTGGTCGTGGACGGTCATACCTTTGAAAGCTCCGCCGGGCCGTAA
- the metK gene encoding methionine adenosyltransferase has protein sequence MLDRYLFTSESVTEGHPDKVADQISDAVLDAIIADDPGARVACETLVTTGLACIAGEITTDTYVDLQDIVRSTIRKIGYDDAAFGFDYHTCAVISTIDKQSRDIGRGVDTGGAGDQGMMFGYATDETPELMPLPIQLAHRLAEALAAYRRTKTGSWLRPDGKSQVSVVYEDGIPVSVDTVVISTQHADSASNKKIRAAIIKDVIEPTVPKELRDKSIKYHINPTGRFVVGGPQGDAGLTGRKIIVDTYGGMGRHGGGAFSGKDPSKVDRSASYAARWVAKNIVAAGLARRCEVQVAYAIGVAEPVSIMVDTFGTNTVPEMAIMKAVETVFDLTPRGIIRALDLRKPIYSETAAYGHFGRTPRKGPKGSTLFSWERTDRVAALKKAVK, from the coding sequence TTGCTCGACCGCTACCTCTTCACCTCCGAGTCGGTCACCGAAGGACACCCCGACAAAGTCGCGGACCAGATCTCCGACGCAGTGCTCGACGCGATCATCGCCGACGACCCCGGCGCGCGGGTGGCGTGCGAGACGCTCGTCACCACCGGCCTCGCGTGCATCGCCGGCGAGATCACGACGGACACGTACGTCGACCTGCAGGACATCGTCCGCAGCACGATCAGGAAGATCGGGTACGACGACGCCGCATTCGGCTTCGATTATCACACGTGCGCCGTGATCAGCACCATCGACAAGCAGTCGCGCGACATCGGCCGGGGAGTCGACACCGGCGGGGCCGGCGACCAGGGAATGATGTTCGGGTACGCCACCGACGAGACGCCCGAGCTCATGCCGCTGCCCATCCAGCTCGCGCACAGGCTGGCCGAGGCGCTGGCGGCCTACCGCCGCACGAAGACGGGCAGCTGGCTCCGTCCGGACGGGAAGTCGCAGGTGAGCGTCGTGTACGAGGACGGCATCCCGGTGTCCGTGGACACGGTCGTGATCTCCACGCAGCACGCGGACAGCGCGAGCAACAAGAAGATCCGCGCGGCGATCATCAAGGACGTCATCGAGCCGACCGTGCCGAAGGAGCTGCGCGACAAGTCCATCAAGTATCACATCAACCCGACGGGGCGGTTCGTGGTCGGCGGACCGCAGGGCGACGCCGGCCTCACGGGCCGCAAGATCATCGTCGACACGTACGGCGGCATGGGCCGGCACGGCGGCGGAGCGTTCAGCGGCAAGGACCCGTCGAAGGTGGACCGGTCGGCGTCGTACGCCGCGCGCTGGGTGGCCAAGAACATCGTCGCCGCCGGGCTCGCGCGCCGCTGCGAGGTGCAGGTGGCCTACGCGATCGGAGTGGCCGAACCCGTCTCGATCATGGTCGACACGTTCGGGACGAACACCGTGCCCGAGATGGCGATCATGAAGGCGGTCGAGACGGTGTTCGACCTGACGCCGCGCGGCATCATCCGGGCGCTCGACCTCCGCAAGCCGATCTACAGCGAGACGGCCGCCTACGGGCACTTCGGCCGCACGCCGAGGAAGGGTCCGAAGGGGTCCACTCTATTTAGCTGGGAACGCACGGACCGCGTGGCGGCGCTGAAGAAAGCGGTGAAGTGA
- a CDS encoding bifunctional nuclease family protein — MELVEVDVMRLGLDRSSNSYVVILQEKDGSRLLPIWIGQPEAESIVIEMNRIKRERPLTHDLCKNLIVGMGGTLRRVHITKVQNRTFFAELHVAVPTGMVQIDARPSDSIAIALRFAAPIYAQESLLTAMLVDDAEGDEAEFPIAQPEDEPDASAESLKQYLENLRPEDFGKFNM; from the coding sequence ATGGAACTAGTCGAAGTCGACGTCATGCGGTTGGGGCTCGACCGGTCGTCCAACTCCTACGTGGTGATCCTCCAGGAGAAGGACGGCTCCCGGCTGCTGCCTATCTGGATCGGGCAGCCGGAGGCGGAGTCGATCGTCATCGAGATGAACCGCATCAAGCGCGAGCGCCCGTTGACGCACGACCTCTGCAAGAACCTCATCGTCGGGATGGGCGGCACCCTCCGGCGCGTGCACATAACCAAGGTGCAGAACCGGACGTTCTTCGCCGAGCTGCACGTCGCGGTGCCGACCGGGATGGTGCAGATCGACGCGCGCCCCTCGGACAGCATCGCGATCGCGCTGCGGTTCGCGGCGCCGATATACGCGCAGGAGTCGCTGCTCACGGCCATGCTCGTGGACGACGCCGAGGGGGACGAGGCTGAGTTTCCGATCGCGCAGCCCGAGGACGAGCCGGACGCCAGCGCCGAGTCGCTGAAGCAGTACCTCGAGAATCTCCGCCCGGAAGATTTTGGCAAGTTCAATATGTAG
- a CDS encoding helical backbone metal receptor, with amino-acid sequence MAGRDDFGHEVVPAAARRIISLNPATTEMLFAIGAGSRVIGRTTWDSYPDSALLVPDMGPGLRPNLEVVIGAKPDLVILYASADNRPAADRLRSLGVATLAVKNDSIGDLARTLRLLGIVTGDSARAAAVGDSVRATLERVRAATAGRERPSAFWYIWDSPLITIGRGSYMSELLEIAGARNLYDDIARPSPTVTLEDVVRRNPDVVIAGPDGTRNLRGDARWSALPAVKAGRIIVADTALVAKPSVRLGEAAMSLARQLHPGIEL; translated from the coding sequence GTGGCGGGGCGCGATGATTTCGGTCACGAGGTCGTTCCCGCCGCCGCCCGCCGGATCATCTCGCTCAACCCCGCGACGACCGAGATGCTGTTCGCCATCGGTGCGGGCAGCCGCGTCATCGGGCGCACGACGTGGGACTCGTACCCCGACTCCGCGCTGCTCGTGCCCGACATGGGACCCGGACTCCGGCCGAACCTCGAGGTCGTGATCGGCGCGAAGCCGGATCTGGTGATCCTGTACGCGAGCGCCGACAATCGGCCGGCCGCCGACCGCCTCCGCTCGCTCGGCGTCGCCACGCTCGCCGTGAAGAACGACAGCATCGGTGATCTCGCCCGCACCCTCCGCCTGCTCGGCATCGTGACCGGTGATTCCGCGCGCGCCGCGGCGGTCGGCGATTCGGTGCGCGCGACGCTGGAGCGCGTGCGCGCGGCAACCGCGGGACGTGAGCGGCCGAGCGCGTTCTGGTACATCTGGGATTCGCCGCTCATCACGATCGGACGTGGCAGCTACATGTCGGAGCTGCTCGAGATCGCCGGCGCGCGCAATCTGTACGACGACATCGCCAGGCCGTCGCCGACGGTGACGCTGGAGGACGTGGTCCGGCGGAATCCCGACGTCGTGATAGCCGGGCCGGACGGGACGAGAAACCTGCGCGGCGACGCGCGCTGGAGCGCGCTCCCGGCGGTGAAGGCAGGGCGGATCATCGTCGCCGACACCGCGCTGGTGGCGAAGCCGTCGGTCCGGCTCGGGGAAGCCGCCATGTCGCTCGCGCGTCAGCTGCATCCGGGAATCGAGCTGTGA
- a CDS encoding iron ABC transporter permease: MIAPRAWHWPAAVALLLIVALAGLVFGVSTIPLSEILAAMTGGGDETTTTIVRTLRAPRVALAAMVGAALAMSGAALQGALRNSLAEPYLLGVSGGAAVGAVLAFGLGLQHTGSLAIPAFVGALAAVGAALLVARAAGRTARGDPRTLLMAGVIIGAFANAVIMVALANSTSDTLRGSLWWMMGSVADASWPGALWLGLYLGVAGLALLRLAPEIDVLALGEEAAAALGSDVERATRTVFLVSALLAAATVAAAGLIGFVGLIVPHIVRAFGVRRHRRLVAGSAIVGATLVILADVVARTALPPAELPLGAVTALIGVPFFLVRLGRMR; this comes from the coding sequence GTGATCGCGCCCCGCGCGTGGCACTGGCCGGCGGCCGTCGCGCTGCTCCTGATCGTCGCGCTCGCGGGGCTGGTGTTCGGCGTCAGCACGATCCCGCTCTCCGAGATCCTTGCGGCGATGACCGGCGGCGGCGACGAGACCACGACGACGATCGTGCGCACGCTGCGCGCGCCGCGCGTCGCGCTCGCCGCGATGGTCGGCGCGGCGCTGGCCATGAGCGGCGCTGCGCTCCAGGGCGCGCTGCGGAACTCGCTGGCCGAGCCGTACCTGCTCGGGGTCTCGGGCGGCGCGGCCGTGGGCGCGGTGCTCGCGTTCGGGCTGGGGCTGCAGCACACCGGCTCGCTCGCCATCCCCGCGTTCGTCGGCGCGCTCGCGGCGGTCGGCGCCGCGCTGCTCGTCGCCCGCGCCGCGGGACGCACCGCCCGCGGCGACCCGCGCACGCTGCTCATGGCGGGAGTGATCATCGGTGCGTTCGCGAACGCGGTCATCATGGTCGCGCTGGCCAACTCCACATCCGACACGCTCCGCGGATCGCTGTGGTGGATGATGGGATCCGTCGCCGACGCGTCGTGGCCGGGAGCGCTCTGGCTCGGCCTCTACCTCGGCGTCGCGGGGCTCGCGCTCCTGCGGCTCGCGCCGGAGATAGACGTGCTCGCGCTCGGCGAGGAGGCCGCGGCGGCGCTGGGCTCCGACGTGGAGCGCGCGACGCGGACGGTGTTTCTGGTCAGCGCGCTGCTCGCGGCCGCGACTGTCGCCGCCGCCGGGCTGATCGGATTCGTCGGCCTCATAGTGCCGCACATCGTGCGCGCCTTCGGCGTGCGCCGGCACCGCCGTCTGGTCGCGGGCTCCGCGATCGTGGGCGCGACTCTGGTGATCCTCGCCGACGTGGTCGCTCGCACAGCGCTCCCGCCGGCCGAGCTGCCGCTCGGCGCCGTCACCGCGCTGATCGGAGTGCCCTTCTTTCTCGTTCGGCTGGGGCGCATGCGATGA
- a CDS encoding ABC transporter ATP-binding protein translates to MISFESVTVRYHGAASPAVDGASFAAADGGITALVGPNGSGKSTIVRALLGREPLESGRILLDGDDRASLKQREFARRVAVVPQREDAVFPLEVREYVALGRYPYSRGLTSSPEDARAIQRAVERAEIGRLLERRTDELSGGEWQRVRVARALAQETGMLVLDEPTTFLDIAHEMSLLELVHSLAAGGMAVLMVSHQLNLVARFASRMVLLSRGRVVADGAPGEVMDAATLEAVYDWPIVISRDAASGAPVLLPLRKR, encoded by the coding sequence ATGATCTCCTTCGAGAGCGTCACCGTGCGGTACCACGGCGCGGCGAGCCCCGCGGTGGACGGTGCGTCGTTCGCCGCGGCCGACGGCGGGATCACCGCGCTCGTCGGGCCGAACGGAAGCGGAAAGAGCACCATCGTGCGCGCGCTGCTCGGACGGGAGCCGCTGGAGTCGGGGCGGATCCTGCTCGACGGCGACGACCGCGCCTCGCTGAAGCAGCGCGAGTTCGCGCGGCGCGTGGCCGTGGTCCCGCAGCGGGAGGACGCTGTGTTTCCGCTGGAGGTGCGCGAGTACGTGGCCCTCGGCCGGTATCCGTACAGTCGCGGGCTCACCAGCTCGCCGGAGGACGCGCGCGCGATCCAGCGCGCGGTGGAGCGGGCCGAGATCGGCCGTCTGCTCGAGCGGCGGACCGACGAGCTATCTGGCGGGGAGTGGCAGCGGGTGCGCGTCGCGCGCGCTCTCGCGCAGGAGACTGGCATGCTGGTTCTGGACGAGCCCACGACGTTCCTGGACATCGCGCACGAGATGTCGCTGCTCGAGCTGGTGCATTCGCTGGCCGCCGGCGGGATGGCCGTGCTGATGGTGAGCCACCAGCTCAACCTCGTCGCGCGGTTCGCGTCGCGGATGGTGCTGCTCTCGCGCGGGCGCGTCGTGGCCGACGGCGCGCCGGGGGAAGTGATGGACGCCGCGACGCTGGAAGCCGTGTACGACTGGCCGATCGTGATATCGCGCGACGCGGCGTCGGGCGCGCCGGTGTTGCTGCCGTTGAGGAAGAGGTGA
- a CDS encoding TonB-dependent receptor, producing MKKITLIVGFIVLAAAPGTRLVAQEPDTVILSGVVISATKVPVPSTALTQSVTVITGEELRARGVVSVAEALRGLPGVAVASNGSYGSLTSLFLRGGESRYTKFLIDGVPVNAVGGYFDLSHLTTDNIERIEVVRGPASVVHGADAVSGVVQIFTRRGSGPARVASQFRGGTYGTLDADAGVSGGTGSSSFSLHGGRHSTDGILPFNNEYSNQTVSGSATLRPDARTTVSLSTRGTHAEFQYPTDFAGNVVDSNAYRDQRRLTLSLEAARMVRPGLELRALGGSNDVTDFTDDVTAASTGDTRDRYTSKNRRRRAEGRLTLGAADAKLTVGAEYQRERERSVSASGPVGGDLADNSRFAGLRTTRAAYAEYLASVRAVRLDVSGRLDDPSDFDRAATYRVGAAAPLARGTTLRGSVSTAYNAPAFYYLLDTDYTIGNPALSPERARNVEVALKQNLPAGIATLTATYFDQKFKQLIEYVPGGPPDYKGTYANLRAATSKGFEIELATAPRAGWSGTASFTSLKARVSELSSGYQGGAKVGDELLRRPRRSGSAEISYTDSRGSSAALTARYLGKRPDLDFRSFPSARVMVPSASTLDFAASIALSRMGIGTPLALTLRVDNLTDTRYQEVFNFEAPGRRILLGGRFEAGLR from the coding sequence ATGAAGAAAATCACGCTGATCGTCGGGTTCATCGTTCTCGCTGCCGCTCCCGGCACGAGGCTCGTCGCGCAGGAGCCGGACACCGTCATTTTATCCGGCGTCGTCATTTCCGCGACGAAGGTGCCAGTCCCCTCGACCGCGCTCACGCAGTCCGTCACGGTGATCACGGGCGAAGAGCTCCGCGCGCGCGGTGTCGTCTCAGTAGCTGAAGCGCTGCGGGGATTGCCGGGCGTGGCGGTGGCGTCCAACGGCTCCTATGGCTCCCTCACGTCGCTGTTTCTGCGCGGCGGCGAAAGCCGCTATACGAAGTTCCTGATCGACGGAGTCCCCGTGAATGCGGTGGGGGGATATTTCGACCTGAGCCATCTCACGACTGACAACATCGAGCGCATCGAGGTGGTGCGCGGCCCGGCGAGCGTCGTCCACGGCGCCGACGCGGTATCGGGCGTCGTGCAGATATTTACCCGGCGGGGATCAGGGCCCGCTCGCGTCGCGTCGCAGTTCCGGGGGGGCACGTACGGCACGCTCGACGCGGACGCGGGGGTGAGCGGAGGGACAGGTAGCTCGAGCTTCTCGCTCCACGGCGGCCGGCATTCCACCGACGGCATTCTTCCGTTCAACAACGAGTATTCCAACCAAACCGTCAGCGGCTCGGCGACGCTGCGGCCCGACGCGCGCACCACGGTTTCCCTCTCGACGCGCGGCACGCACGCGGAATTCCAGTATCCGACCGATTTCGCCGGCAACGTGGTGGACAGCAACGCTTATCGGGATCAACGCCGGCTGACGCTGTCGCTCGAAGCGGCGCGGATGGTCCGCCCCGGACTCGAGCTGCGCGCGCTCGGCGGCTCCAACGACGTTACTGATTTCACCGACGATGTAACCGCGGCGAGCACGGGCGACACGCGCGACCGGTACACCTCGAAGAATCGGCGCAGGCGCGCCGAAGGCCGTCTGACCTTGGGTGCGGCGGACGCGAAGCTGACGGTCGGCGCGGAATACCAGAGGGAGCGGGAGCGGAGCGTGAGTGCGTCCGGTCCGGTGGGTGGGGATCTGGCCGATAATTCCCGCTTTGCCGGCTTGCGCACGACGCGGGCGGCCTACGCGGAATATCTGGCTTCAGTGCGCGCCGTGCGGCTCGACGTCAGCGGTCGTCTCGATGATCCGTCGGATTTCGACAGGGCAGCCACGTATCGGGTCGGCGCGGCGGCACCGCTGGCTCGCGGGACAACGCTGCGCGGTTCCGTCAGCACGGCGTACAACGCGCCCGCGTTCTACTATCTGCTGGACACCGACTACACGATCGGCAACCCGGCGCTTTCTCCGGAGCGGGCGCGGAACGTCGAGGTCGCGCTGAAGCAGAATCTTCCAGCCGGGATCGCCACGCTGACCGCGACGTATTTCGACCAGAAGTTCAAGCAGTTGATCGAGTATGTCCCCGGCGGTCCGCCGGACTACAAGGGCACGTACGCGAACCTGAGGGCGGCGACGTCGAAGGGATTCGAGATTGAGCTGGCTACGGCGCCTCGCGCCGGATGGTCGGGCACGGCTTCGTTTACGTCCCTGAAGGCCCGGGTATCCGAGCTGTCGAGCGGTTATCAGGGGGGCGCCAAAGTCGGGGACGAGCTGCTGCGCCGGCCGCGCAGATCCGGAAGCGCCGAAATCAGCTACACGGATTCGCGCGGATCGTCGGCCGCGCTTACGGCGCGCTACTTGGGAAAGCGGCCGGACCTCGATTTCCGGAGTTTTCCATCCGCGAGAGTCATGGTACCTTCCGCGAGCACGCTGGATTTTGCCGCGAGCATTGCGCTCTCACGGATGGGTATCGGCACGCCGCTGGCTCTGACACTCCGCGTCGACAACCTCACCGATACACGGTACCAGGAGGTGTTCAACTTCGAGGCCCCCGGGCGGAGGATTCTCCTTGGCGGGAGATTCGAGGCGGGGTTGAGGTAA